AAAGTTTTTTAGTAGTGTCTGTGATGGCACTAAGCTAGCACCTTATAATGCCACTCTACAGTTTAAGGGTGAATTGTTTTTTGGATTAGTGTTATAAACATACACAAGGatgatgaaaaattaaagaatataGTTTTATGAAGAATAGGGATAGTAGAGTTTTAAAGATTTTGAAGAGATGTTTGCGGAGTACATGCCATTAATCTTCTCATTCTCTCTTGTATTTTTATTTACTTGGAACCCTAGACACTGTGATCTTTCCTCTTTTGCTTtcttaatataagttaaatatgaGACTCATCTTGAGGATGGAATACTTGTTCCGCGATTTACTTTGAAAGATGGTGCATCTTTAATTTCCTCCCGTCTCACTTTTGAGTCCCCTTTCTTTCAGTAATATGTATAACAACAACTAATATGATGATTTCTGTGTAGGTTATTTCTACCTAGCTTTAACGAGATCTATTAAGACAGTGAAGGAGGAAGAGAAAGTCTACAACTTGTGACGGCACAATGTAAGCGAGGGTTTTGTTCTTTCGAGCTGCTCTCCAAATTTTTTCCTGTAATGATTTCTAACAAAAGTCTCACTGATGCATCGAGATCAACAAGTGGAGACAAAGCTGGTCGAACTTATTATTAGCTTCAATATTTCGGTAATGTGTCCTTAAAGATGCCTTGTGATATTAACCAACTCATTTAAAAAATGATTATGGTGTACCCTTTGGAAGCCAAACTTTAGAACGGAATTGATGATTGAAGAGGGGTTATTATATATATTGAAAGTTTTATActtttattattatattcttaTAACTATATATAATGTTGATCTGATAGTTTTATTTGtaattatatataataaattgtacatgaaacACATTCTGGTTAATTTTTTGCAACTACAGGATTTCTTAAATGATTTCTTGATTGTATAGTAATTTCTACTAATATGCTATGTGCTCCTGCAGATCTGCATAGTCTCGAATTCAATCATGAGAATACAAACATGAATTGCAAACTAGACCATGTTAAATTTTATTGCACTTCAACTATATTGTTTTATGCTATATTGCCATGATAGGGTTAGAGTATTCGCTCAGTAGGTTTAATGTTCATCGAGTATTGATCATAGCgcttttggatcgtgacataatGCTCCATCATATAACAACTATCTCATTTCTTTATTATaataatttctttctttttcatgtTAGAGATAAAGAATCtattaaaagttttaaaattaaCAGTTTTTGCAATACTTTCTAATTTCCATTATTTTGCCAAAGGATAAAAGATCACAAGAATAATGAGCTTTCAAGAGCTTCATTTGACGATTAGATCTCCTGGTTAATTTTAGGTTTGACCTTCAAATCCACTATCCAGGTTGAGTGAGCGATCTGGGATAATATTTAATACACCTCGTTGCTCTGCAAATTAAAGATGTACTTGCCTCAATTAGCTAGAgcataaaaactaaaattttagcATTTTCAATGTCAAAACATTAGCTCTCAATTAAGATTTTAGAAGTAATTAAGCATACTACTTGTGCAGTGATTAGAGTATATGTGAATATATTGAACGACTTCATTAATTTGGTGAATATACTTTCACAGATATGTTTAGAgacaaattaaaaatataaatttcaaaatctcccccccccccccccccccccccaaaaaaaaaaaaaaaccgctGGGATTCCAAAGTAGACTTttggaaaaatataaaattgtaCTTATATTAAACTGAAAATTCTTACGTACAATGGACAACGTATAAACAATAAAATGACTTATCTCTAGTTGTGTGTATTTCTTATTAAAATAGCTATTAGATAACATATTAGAACAGTAGATAAAATATCTcttaaatttttataaaaaattaaacCATCTATAGGTGTATGTTTCCTCTTTCTTAAAAATTTAATCAATTAGTGACACAAAATATTAAAATTCAAACTTACTTTTCAAACGAGAAGCCTGTTCAGGAGTCAATGAAGCTGCAAATCCTTTTAATTCGTTTTTATAAGGATATATAATTGCCTGTTTCGCTGCATCCTCACTAAAAGTTAAAAAAAGAATTACAAATATGGCACATTATATACCCTTAATTTATAAGCATTTGAATTCTAAACTTGTCATtaaaataaggaaaatagggGTATGAACCTTCCCAATACTGTGGCCAAGATCTTTTCATAATCAGAATTCTCAGTAAAAACAATGTAAATCTTCTTGTCGTCCTCTGGAAAAGAAGCTGTTCTTGCTATAATAAAGGAAAAATGAGAAATCAAAATTAGAAATGTGAAAGTTGTTGATGACAAATATTTTCCTTGAGCCATTGTGCTTTAATTTTATGGAAATTAGAAATGGATGAGAATTAAGATTTTGGTTTATTAAGTGATGAAGATGGTGATAAAAGCAATGGAGCTTGGTGTATAATTTATATTTTCGAAAGAAGTTTTAGATGCTAAGCACCTAGAGCATTAATTGAATAGTAACTTACTGAAGTTTCATTTTGACTTTAATTTGTCGGTTAACTGTAATTACAAAGGAAAGAAGTTTTAACTGATTTAAGTGTATTGTTGTCTCATTTTGACTTATTTAATTCTAGAGTTATCAATTAAAAGACGCCGAGTACAGTTTCTGGACCAATTATTATTGGACAATAAGATGATCTCCGTAAATTAAAATACTTATCATGTGAAATTAGGAGTTCCTAACCAAATATGTACCTTACGAACTGATCTTCTTTCAACTTTGCATCGGTTAATAATTATAAGCTAAATTTCTTTGCTGCACAATCAAGTTAATTAATGTCAACCTAATGACATTTCACACATAATGTAACTTTATTCCAGATTCAGTATGTCCAATATCAAAAGTCATAGCAACTTTACAATAACAGTTGCTACTTACCATTACACAAAGCTACTAATTGGTAATGCTACATAGTACAGTACTAATATTTAATTAAACCGTTCTTCTATGGACATGCTCAAATGTAAGTGGGAGTGTTTCCTTAATTCACTCGGTCAACCATTCATTTGAACCTAAAGCAAATAGGAAAGGAGCAAAATGATCTCTTATGTAACTTTTTTActgttattttattaaaaaaacatataatttaaataaCATTTACAGAGGATTACTAACTTTTCCGCACGTATATTCTTAATATCACTAGCTATATGACTCCTAACCATGTGACGAATTAAAATTCCCGTTCCTTTCTGATTGTTCTGATCATATTTGACATTATAAACTTTCGTGTGTGTATATCTTGCAAATGAGCTATCTTTATAGATTATAGGGAATCAAATAATTTCATAACTTAGCAGTTGGTTGACAAATTTGTGATGTTTTAGGATCTTTGAGTACATTAAGCTTACGGTATAGGTGTTGACTCAGTAGCAGTGTGTGCTAAATATATATCAATTATCATTTCACTATCGGATGAGGAGAGTTTCATCTAAATCTAAATC
This region of Nicotiana tomentosiformis chromosome 4, ASM39032v3, whole genome shotgun sequence genomic DNA includes:
- the LOC104110747 gene encoding subtilisin-like protease SBT4.1, encoding MAQGKYLSSTTFTFLILISHFSFIIARTASFPEDDKKIYIVFTENSDYEKILATVLGSEDAAKQAIIYPYKNELKGFAASLTPEQASRLKKQRGVLNIIPDRSLNLDSGFEGQT